The following proteins come from a genomic window of Diorhabda sublineata isolate icDioSubl1.1 chromosome 7, icDioSubl1.1, whole genome shotgun sequence:
- the LOC130446222 gene encoding ubiquinol-cytochrome-c reductase complex assembly factor 1 → MNTIKLFNHVLGLRTVLYGSLQKNALRICCSNKILHNNVYNQRNLQFISTYEVKNVSKEDSIFKKFLKKVPFVNFDSMKIKARGYVLYEEIADKIDYMEYFKEFDLPDTFYSWFSITELYVWMLSVRAMAEGEDGKILRNSIIEALWADVGQRIKKLGPGNTSSLKTQVQELSEQMQAAFIAYDEGIQSDDIVLAGAIWRRFYKMEHVDPHNLDKFVRHIRKQVCVLDSLSKDNLFKANTINWLPIENS, encoded by the exons atgaatacaattaaacTTTTTAATCACGTATTGGGGCTTCGAACTGTATTG tATGGGTCATTACAAAAAAACGCGTTAAGAATATGTTGCAGTAATAAAATTCTACATAATAACGTTTATAACCAACGAAACTTGCAATTTATTTCAACTTACGAAGTAAAAAACGTTTCAAAAGAAgatagtattttcaaaaaatttcttaagaAAGTACCGTTTGTTAACTTCGATAGTATG aaaataaaagcTCGCGGATACGTTTTATACGAGGAAATAGCcgataaaattgattatatggaatattttaaagaatttgatttACCAGATACGTTTTACTCCTGGTTTTCAATAACTGAATTGTACGTTTGGATGTTGTCTGTTAGAGCCATGGCAGAGGGTGAAGATGGTAAAATTCTCAGGAATTCCATCATTGAAGCCTTGTGGGCTGATGTCGgtcaaagaattaaaaaattaggg CCTGGTAATACATCCAGTCTTAAAACGCAAGTACAAGAATTATCAGAACAGATGCAAGCCGCTTTCATTGCCTACGACGAAGGGATCCAATCTGATGATATTGTTTTAGCCGGGGCTATATGGAGACGGTTCTACAAAATGGAACACGTAGATCCGCATAATTTGGATAAATTTGTGCGCCATATTAGAAAACAG GTGTGTGTTTTGGATAGTTTATCTAAAGATAATTTATTCAAAGCAAATACGATAAATTGGTTACCGATCGAGAACAGTTAA